The sequence TAGTCGCCCTGCTCTGCTGTTCGAATGCGCATCGCACTGCCTTGGGTTTTCACTGCAGGCAGTGTAGAGCGCGAATATGACAAAGCCCAACGCGCCCTAACCGGGACGCCGCCAAGAAAATCGGCACGCGCTAGCCGCGCTCGCGGTACCGCCGGGCCAATTGCAGTGCCAACAGACGCGAGAAGTAGCGGGCCTGGGACAGGTTGCCGCCAGTGAACCAGAGGCCGTCCTGCGCGGTCGGCACCCACATGTTGCGCAGCTCGCCCACCCACGGGCCCGGGTCGCCCTTGGTGCCGGAGCCGTAGCCCCAGCACGGGCCGACGCGCTCGGCGGTGTCGGCGTCGATCAGCGCCGCCACCCAGTCCGTCATGCCGCCGTAGCCGGTCGCGTAGACGATGGCGTCGGCGGGCAGCATCTCGCCGGAATCGAGCTCGAACGCGTCGTGGTGCAATTGCACCACTCCCGCACCCGATCGCACCCGAATGCGGCCGTCCATCACCCGCTCGGCGCCGCCGACGTCGATGTAGTAGCCCGACGCGGTGCGCCGGTACTTCATGCCAAGCCCGGTTCCGTCTTCCGCGAAGTCGAGGCAAAAGCCCGCGTCGGTCAGCCGTTGGTAGTAGCCCTGCTGTTCGCCGCGGATGCCGTCCCAGATGGCCCGGTGGCGCGGCTCGAGCAGCCGCAACGGCATCGAGGCCTGCAGGATGTCGGCCTTGTCGGTGGTGATGCCGCGCGCGACCGCCTCGGCCGAGTAGAGCGGCCCAAGCACCTTGTCGCAGTAGTCCGACTGACGCACTACCAACGTGGACGAGCGCTGGATCATCGTCGGCGAGGCGCCATTCGCCTCGAGGTCGGTGGCGATGTCGTGCGCCGAGTTGTTTGCGCCGACCACGACCACCTGCTTGCCAGCGTAGTCGCTGCCACCGGTGTACGCGCTCGAGTGCATCTGCGGGCCTTCGAAGCGGTCGCGCCCGGGGAAGTCCGGCACCCGCGGAAAGCCCGACAAGCCGAGCGCCATCACCAGGTGCGTGGGTTGCAGTGTCAGTGTCTCGTCGCCGCGACGGACCTCGGCCTGCCAGCGTTCGGTGGCTGCGTCGAAGCGCGCGCCGAGCAGCTCGGTCTCGGCCCAGATGGCGATGCCAAGCTCGTCAGCGTAGGCCTCGAGCCAATCGCCCATCTGGTCCTTGGGCGTGAACACCGGCCAGTCCGACGGAAACGGTTTGAACGGCAGGTGGTCGTACCACACCGGGTCGTGCAGCACGAGGCTGTCGTAGCGCGAGCGCCATTGGTCGCCGACGCGCGGGTGCTTGTCGACGATGAGGTAGGGCACGCCGAGGTCGCCGAGTTGCGCGCCGAGCGCGAGGCCGCCCTGCCCGCCGCCGACCACCAACACGAATGGCGCCTCCGACTCGGGCGGTGGTGCGTCGCCGTCCAGCTCGTCGAGCATGGTGAACAACGTGTGGCAGCCACCGCCGTCGAGCCGCAGGTGGCCGCGCCCGGCTCCCGCGTACGTCCGAAAACGGAAGAAGCCTTCCGCGTCGTTCGCTTCCCCTTCGAACACCGGGTCACGAAAACCCGCCTGCGCGCCCGTGGCCTCGGCAAAGGCCGCAATGGCGTCGCGGCCCTCGCGCGTTTGCAGCGTCCAGCCGAACGGCAGGTAGTCGCGCCAGAAACCGCCGTCGGTGAACAACCGCGCGACGGCCTCGCCGTCACCGGCCGCACACGCGTGCGCGAACCGCTCGAGCCAGGCTTGCGCTGTGCCCGCGTCAGTCGCAGACATCGGCAAAGCCCTCGAGGCTCGCGGGGTCGGGTGGCACCACCAAGCCGGGCGCAGTCGGCAGAGCCACACGGCCCGCCTCGATCGACACCGCGTCGCCGCACAACGCGGTGCGCAGCGCGTTGGCGTTGACGTCGACCTCGCAGGACGACGCGTCGCCGATGGCCGCTGTCACCGAAAGTGCCGCGAGTTGCCCGACCGCGGTGCCCATGAAGTGCGGCCAGACCACCACGCCGTCGGGCGCGGCGTCGGCGAGGTCCAGCGCACCGGACACCCCACCCCACTTGGCGACGTCGGGTTGCAGCACGCGCAGACCGCAACGCGTCATCGCGAGGAAGCTGTCGATGCCATAGAGGTTCTCGCCACCCGCGAGCGGGATCGAGGTGGCCGAGGCCAGCGCCGCCCAATCGGCCGGCGGCGCGTCGGCGCGCAACGCTTCTTCAGCAAAGTAGGGAGAGAGGTCTTCGATGGCGCCGAGGGCGGCCTTGGCGTGGTCGAGCGACCAGCTCTGGTTGCTGTCGACCATGATGCGTGCGTTGTTGGGGCAGAGGCGCGCGGCCTGCTCGAGGATGTCGCGGTTGCCGTGTTCGGCGAAACCGACTTTCAGCTTGAAAAAGGTCTGGCCGAGCTCAGCATGGTGCGGGATCAGGCGCTCGAGGTCCTCGGCGTTGATCGAGGTGGCGTAGGACTGCGCCGACGGCGTGTCGAGCCCCTGGAACTCGGCGAAGGACACGCCGGCGTAGCGCAGCGCCAGGTCCCAGAGCGCGGTGTCGAGGCCGGCGAGGATGTGCTCGAACACCTGCGTTTGCCCGACGTGCAGGAAGAACACGTCGAGCTGGTGCCGCAGCGCCTCGGTGACTTCGCGCGGGTCACTGAACCGCAGGCCCGAGAGTTTGGCGGCGACCACGTCTTCTATGAGGTGCGCCTTGTGCTGGTTGGCGCGCGGCGGAAAGTTCGCCCACACCTCACCCCAGCCGAAGCAGCCGCTGGTGTCCTCGAGCCGCACCAGCAGGGCCGGTCGCGACGGCATGGTGCCGAGCGCCATCTTCGGCGACACGCCACCGCGCGCGCGTATCGGGTACACGTCGACGCGGTCGAGGGTGATGGCGGAGGTGAAGCGCACGCTACCAGGCCACGTAGGCCGCGTGTTCGGAGGTGTAGAAGTTGACCGCCGTCGGCCCAACCGAATAGGCCCCAACGCCCGAGTGCTTGATACCGCCAAAGGGCATGTTGTTGTCGGGCACGGTCCCGTGGTTGACGTGGATCATGCCGTTCTGGCTCTCGGCCAGAAAGCGCTGGATCAGGTCGTTGCGGTTCGAGAAGAGCGCCGACGTCAGGCCGAAGGCCGTGCCGTTCAGCATGCGCATGGCGTCGTCGAAGTGCTCGTACTCGAGCACCGAGAGCACCGGGCCGAAGATCTCATCCTGCCCCGCGATCGACTGGTGTGTGACATCGCCGAGGATGGTCGGGCGGTAGTAGTAACCGTCTTCCGGGTTACCCGGTGCCGACCCACCCGCGAGCGGTGTGGCGCCTTCAGCGATGGCCTTTGCTGTCACGTCACAGACGTCCCGCCAGTGCGGCAGGTTACACAGCGGACCAATGTCACTGTCTTCGGACAAGCCCGGCCCCAGGGTCATCGCGTTGGCTTTCTCGGCGAGCAGCCGCTTGGTCTCGGCTGCGAGGTCCTTGTGCACGATCACGCGGCTGATCGCGGTGCAGCGCTGCCCCGAGGTCATGAAGGCCGCGCCCATGATCTGCGTGATCGCGCCGTCAAGGTCGTCGGTGTCGTTGAGAATCGCGCCGTTCTTGCCACCGAGTTCGAGCTGCGCCGGGATGAGGTTCGCGGCCGCCGCGGCGTAGACGAGCTTGCCCGTCGGCACCGAGCCGGTGAAGCTCACGCCGTGCACCGCACCGCCCGCGATTGCTTCGCTTGCGGTGCGACCCGACACCATTGCCACCTGGACGAGGTTGGCCGGGAAAAATGCCTTGGCGATGTCGGCGAGCAGGAAGTTGGCGCCCGGCGTGAACTGCGAGGGCTTCATCACCACGGCGTTGCCGAAGGCGAGCGCCGGGCAGATCTTCCGCATCGGCGTCGAGATCGGGAAATTCCACGGGCTGATGCAGAAGATCACGCCACGCGGCCGGCGCAGGATCTGGTTGGAAAAGCCCGCCCGGCCCGAAGCGATGGCCATCGCGCCCATGCGTGCGGCCTCGCCGACCGAGAAGCGCCCCTCGGCGCAGGACTTCAGGGTCTCGCCCTTCGACTCCCTGAAGAGCTTGCCCTGCTCGAGCGTGCCGGCCGTGCCGAGCTCGTCCGCGCGCGCTTCGACGGCGTCGATGAAGGCGTTGAGTCGCTGCGAGCGCTCGAGGCCCGGCACCCGCGCCCACTCGGCCTGCGCGGCGTTGGCTTGCGCGATGATCTTGCCGAGCGCATCCGGCGACACGATCGCGTAGCGACCGATGGTCTCGGACGGGTTGGCCGGGTTGACGGTCTCGTAGGCGTCAGTGCCCGAGCCGAATTCAAAGCGGTAGGACATGGTCACCCCTTGTTGTGACAGAGGGCCCGCACGGCGTCGGCAATGGCGACGGCGTCGAGCCCGAATGTGTTCATGAGATACGGCGTGGTGCCACCCTGGCAAAACCGGTCTTGCACCCCCACGCGCTTGAACGGCACGCCGATGCCGGACTCGGCCAACACCTCGGCAACCGCCGAACCGAGGCCGCCGATGACATTGTGGTTCTCTGCAGTGACGATGGCGCCTGTCGTTTCAGCGCGCTTGCGGATGAGGTCGGCGTCGATCGGCTTCAACGAGGCCATGTCGACCACGCAGGCATCAATGCCCTCGGCAGCGAGCGTGTCGGCGGCGGAGAGCGCCTCGGCAACGCAGAGCCCGGCCGAGATGATCGTGCAGTCCGAGCCGTCGCGGCGCACAACGCCTTTGCCGATCTCGAGCGACAGCGGTTCGAACGGGGCCGGTGTGGTCTCGGGCCGTTTCATCCGCAGGTAGACGGGGCCGTCCCACTCCAGCGCGAGCTTGACCATCGCGGCATGGTACTCGGGGCCAGACGGCTCGAAGATCGCCATGTTCGGCACCGCGCGGAGGATGGCCACGTCTTCGATGGCCTGGTGCGACACGCCGAGCAGGGTGGCAACCCCAGGCAGGAAGCCGACGATCTTCACCGGCAGGTTGGGGTAGGCCGCCTGCATGGTGATCTGGTCGAGCACGCGCTTGGTGATGAACGCGCAGAAGGAATGGCAGAACGGGATCTCGCCCGAGCGTGCCATGCCGCCGGCCATGCCGATCATGTTGGCTTCGGCGATGCCGACGTTGTGAAAACGCTCGGGCAACTCGTCGCGGAAACGGTCGGTCTCGGTGGGCGGCACGAGGTCCGCACAGAGGGCGACGATGCGCTCGTCGGCGAGTGCCGCCTCCATCAGCGCGTCGCCGTAGCTGCGCGGCAACGGTTTGAACGAGCGGTTGATGAAATCCGCGGCTTCGAGTTGGGTGAGGACGTCAGACACGGTTGCGTGCACTCTGGCCTTGAGTTGTGTGAGCGATGCTGGCGTGACTAGCCATTGGTGATACCCCCGTCCACGTTGATCACCTGGCCGGTGATGTACGCCGCGTCGTCGGAGAGCAGAAACGCGATCACGCCAGCCACATCATCCGCCTGCCCGAGGCGGCCAAGCGGGATGGTCTGCAGAATCGCCTCGCGCCCGCGCATCTCGATCAGCTCGTCGGTCATGCGCGTTTCGATGATGCCCGGGGCAACGCCGTTGACGCGGATGCCGCGCGACCCGACCTGCCGGGACAACGCTCGCACCAACCCGACGACGGCCCCTTTCGCCATGGCGTAGGCCGGGTGGTCGACCGCGCCGCGGTTGAAGCCGAGCGAGGAGGCAAACACCACCGCACCGCCGTCGCGCAAGCGTGGCACCACGGCACCGGCGAGGTCGAAGGCGTTGGTCGCGTTGTGTTGGAGGGTGTCGTCGTACACTGCACGGCTTTCAGGCCCGAGCGGGTGTTTGACGAAGATGCCGGCGAGGTGCACCAGGGCGTCGATGCCCTCTCCGCCCGACGGCAATGCCGCCGCGCAGGCCGCCGGGGTCTCGAGCGCGCTGACCGCCGAGCTGACCGCGCCGACTAGCGACTGGCGCACCACTTCGAGCCGTTCGGCGTCGACGTCGACCAGGTGCAATCGCCAGCCGTCGGCCACCAAGCGCGTCGCGAGTGCAGCGCCGATGCCCCCGGAGGCACCCGTGATCACCGCCAGCGGCGCGCTCATGCCAACTGTGCCTCGAGTTCGGCGCGCGCCGAGGCCGCGACCTCAGGCGGAAAACGCAACTGGTGAAACATCAGGCCTTCGAGTGAGGCAACGCCCTTGCCCATGACCGTGTTGGCCTTGATGAAGGTCGGTTTGCCGCGGGTGGCACGCGCGGTGTCGTAAGCGTTGAGCAGCGCACCGATGTCGTTGCCGTCGACCTCCTGGCAGGCGAAGCCGAAGCTCGACATTTTGTCCATCAGCGGCTCGAGCGACATCACGCGGTCCATCGGCCCCTCTGACTGAACGAAGTTGTAGTCGACGATCAGGCAGAGATTGTCGAGGCCCTTGGCGCCGGCGAACATCGCCGCCTCCCAGACCTGCCCCTCCTGCATCTCGCCGTCGCCGATGATCACGTAGAAGCGGCTCGACCGGCCCTGGCGCTTTGCGCTGAGGGCCGCGCCGATGGCGACGGACAGGCCCTGGCCAAGCGATCCGCAGGTGGCCTCGACGAACGCGCCCATGCGTTCGGAGGAGTTGATTTCGAGCGGCGAGCCGTCGGTGACGTAGCTGCCGAGCGCACTGACGTCGAAGAAGCCGCGCTCGGCGAGCGCCGCGTAAAAAATGGCGGTGTTGTGCGCCGTGGTGAGGTACACGCGGTCACGATCCGGCCAGCTCGGGTTGTCCGGGTCGAGCCGGGCCTCGGCGAAGTACAGCGAAGTGAAGAGGTCCGCCGCGCCGAGTCCCTGCTGCACGTAGCCCTGGCCCGAGGGCGCCACCATGTCGACCACGTGCAAGCGCAGCCGCGTGGCCATGCTTTCCAGCTCAGCGAGATTGTGTTTCACTTGCTCCAGCCAACGAGGCGCGGTGTAAAGTTCTAGACTGTTATACCTTAGTTGTGGAGGCGCGTGTCAACATGAATCTGCAGTCGATGAAACGGCAGGCGGTCCCCCTCCACGCGGAAGTGGCCGAGGTGCTGCGCCACCAGATCCTCTCCGGAGAACTCGGTCCAGGCTCGCGCCTGCCGGCCCTGCGCGAGCTCACCGCCACCCTCGGCGTGGCGCGCATGACCGTGGTCCAGGCGATGAACACCCTCGAGGAAGAGGGGCTCATCGAGAAACACTCCGGCCGGGGCACTTTCGTGCGCAACGTGCGCCTGCCCGACCGCGTGTCGCTCCAGATGAAGGCCGAGCTGTCCGAGATCCACGCGATGGTCGACCAGCTCGAGGTCTCGGTGCGCCAGGGCAACGCCACCATCGAAAAGTCCGTGGAAGGCCGGTATTTCCGCTGCATGCGGCGCATCCACACCCGCGCGGGCAAACCCTTCTGCCAGGTGGACATCCGCCTCGACGACGCGGTATACGAGCGCGCGCCTGAGCGCTTCACCCAGGAGATTGTCGTCGCGGTGTTGCGCGACCTCGGCATCGCCGTCGACCAGGCGAGTCAGAAGGTCACCATCGCCTACGCCGATTTCGAGCTCGCCAAGGCGCTCGGCATCAAGGTGAACTCGGCGGTGTTCAAGGTGCTTCGCGAGTTCTTCGACGCCGACGTTCAGCTCATCTACTCCGCCAAGCTGTTCTACCCGGGTGATCTGCTCGAACTCGAAATCAACTTCACGACCGACACCCCGGTCTAGCCGGCTCCCGACGGGGACGGCTTGACATTTGAGGCCCACAAGGCAAAGGTACGAAGGTCTAGATCAATAACGAACAGACACCCCAAAAGGAGGAACTCGCTCATGCGACTACTGAAACTGGCCGCCGCCGGCCTCGCAGCACTCGGTCTGACAGCCGGCACAGCGCTCGCCGCGTACCCCGAAAAACCCATCACCCTGGTCGTCTCGTTTGCCGCAGGCGGCAACGCGGACGTGGTCGCCCGCATCACGGCGGAGGCCGTCAGCGCCGAGCTCGGCGTGCCGATCAACGTCGTTAACAAGCCGGGTGGCGCGCACATCCACGCCACGATGAGCGTGGTCGAGGCGCCGGCCGACGGCTACACCCTCTTCCAGTGGTCGCCGCCGAGCTTCATGGTGGTGCCGCTGACGCGCAAGGTGCCCTACAGCCCGTCCGAGGACTTCATCCCGTTCTACGCGGGCCAGACGGCGTCCAACGCGCTGTACGTGCGCGCCGACAGCCCGATCAACACCTTCGAGGAGTTCCTCGAGGCTGCCAAGGCCGAAAAACTCACCATGGGCGTGAACAACCTCGGTGCGCCGCCCAACCTAAGCGCGGTGCAGATGGCCTCCGAGTTCGGCCTCGAATTCAAGACCATCGCACTCAAGACCGTGCCGGCATCCATCACCGGCCTGATCGGTGGCCAGGTGGACGTGGCGGTGGGCCAGATCGCGACCATCAACGCGTTCAAGGACCAGATCAAACCGTTGATCATCCTCGACAACAACCGCCAGCCCTTCTTCGAGCAGCACCTGCCGGGTGTGCGCACCATCGGTGAAGCGGTGCCAGGCAAAGCCGCGGGCGTGTGGGTGCACGGTGGCCTGGCCGTCAAGGCGGGCACCCCGCAAGAGATTGTCGACAAGCTGATCGACGCGACGGCTGTGCTTGGCACCGAGGCCTTCCAGGCCACCCTGCCGCCGGGCATCGACTACCGCTTCGTGCACGGCACGGAAGCGGTCGGTGACCTGCTGCAATCGGGTATCGACCTGTACTCGCCGATTCTCGACGGACTCGGCCTGCTTGCAAAATAAACGGGCCAAGGTGGGCGCCGCCAGCGCGCGGCGCCTGCCCCCCCTCCGTGCAACACCAGGAGACACACAGGTGCTGACCCAGCGCGTGGCCAACATCGTCTTTGCCATTGCGGTGCTGTTCGGCTGCGCGTACTTCGCGTGGGTGGCAGAAGGCTTTGTCGCAACCGGCCTGCTGGCAAGCTCCGGTCTGCCGTCGAAGTTCTTCCCGCAACTCCTGCTCGCGTTCACGGCGGTGTGTGCCGTGATCGTGCTGGTTGTGTACACCCGCCACGGCCGGGCCTCGGCCGACGAAGCGGCTGACGCGACCGTGTTCGAGTCCGGTGGCCACGCGCGTCGCGGCCTGCTCGCGCTCGCGGCCACGGTGGTGTGTTACGTGCTCTGGCGCGAGGTCGGGTATCTGCCCATGGCCGCCGTCGCCGGGGTCCTCATGGGCATCGCGATGGACGTGCGCAACCCAGTCATCTACGTGACCAACGCTGTGCTCGCGGGCGGCATTTACCTCGTTTTCACGCAACTGCTCGGGACGCAGTTCTGATGTTTGACAGCGCGGCCGTCGGCATCGCCTTTGCCAACCTCGTCGACCCGTTCACGATGCTGATGCTGGTCGCCGGCATCCTGCTCGGCCTCGTCATCGGCATTCTGCCCGGTCTCGGGCCGCCTATCGCCATCGCGCTGGCGCTGCCTTTCACCTTCTACATGGACCCGGTGCCGTCACTGATCCTGCTGCTCGCGATCTACAACGCCGCGATCTACGGCGGGTCGATCTCGGCGATCGCGGTGGGCATTCCCGGCACCGGCGCCGCCATCGCCACCGTCATGGACGGCCACGCGATGTACAAGCAGGGGCGCGGGGGCGAAGCGCTTGGCCTCTCGCTCACCGGCAGCATCATCGGTGGCCTGGTGAGCGTCGTTTGCCTCACCTTCATCGCGCCGGTACTCGCGACGGTCGCGATCAAGTTCGGGCCACGGGAGTTCCTCGCCATCAGCGTGTTCGGCCTCGTGGTCGTGGTCCGGGTAGCCGGCGCCAGCCTTGCAAAGGGCCTGCTGGTCGGTGGGCTCGGCATTTTTCTCACGACCTGGGGGCTCGATGAGCTGAACGGCGCCGAGCGCTACACCTTCGGCACCTACCACCTCTACGAGGGCATCCCGTTGGTGCCGTTTCTGGTCGGGGTGTTTGCGGTTTCCGAGGTGTTGATTGGCGCCGAGCGCGCGCTCAAGCGCGTCGAATTCGACGTCGCGAGCCTGACCGTCACCATCCCGGGGCTCAAGACGCTCGCCAAACTCAAGGGCAACATCACACGCTCGTCGTTGGTGGGCACGGTGATCGGCATCATCCCGGGCGAGGGCGCAGCGGTTGGGGCCTTTTTCGCGTACTCCGAAGAAAAGCGCCGCTCCAAACACCCGGAGAGATTCGGCACCGGCATCCCCGAGGGCATCGTCGCGCCGGAGACGGCCAACAACGCCACGGTGGGTGGCGCGCTTATCCCGACACTGACACTCGGCGTGCCCGGCAGCCCGGCCGCGGCGGTGCTGCTCGGCGCGTTCCTGATCCAGGGACTCGCACCCGGCCCGACGCTCTTCGACGAGCGGCCGGACATCATGTACTCGCTCTTTCT is a genomic window of Pseudomonadota bacterium containing:
- a CDS encoding aldehyde dehydrogenase family protein; translated protein: MSYRFEFGSGTDAYETVNPANPSETIGRYAIVSPDALGKIIAQANAAQAEWARVPGLERSQRLNAFIDAVEARADELGTAGTLEQGKLFRESKGETLKSCAEGRFSVGEAARMGAMAIASGRAGFSNQILRRPRGVIFCISPWNFPISTPMRKICPALAFGNAVVMKPSQFTPGANFLLADIAKAFFPANLVQVAMVSGRTASEAIAGGAVHGVSFTGSVPTGKLVYAAAAANLIPAQLELGGKNGAILNDTDDLDGAITQIMGAAFMTSGQRCTAISRVIVHKDLAAETKRLLAEKANAMTLGPGLSEDSDIGPLCNLPHWRDVCDVTAKAIAEGATPLAGGSAPGNPEDGYYYRPTILGDVTHQSIAGQDEIFGPVLSVLEYEHFDDAMRMLNGTAFGLTSALFSNRNDLIQRFLAESQNGMIHVNHGTVPDNNMPFGGIKHSGVGAYSVGPTAVNFYTSEHAAYVAW
- a CDS encoding transketolase; translation: MATRLRLHVVDMVAPSGQGYVQQGLGAADLFTSLYFAEARLDPDNPSWPDRDRVYLTTAHNTAIFYAALAERGFFDVSALGSYVTDGSPLEINSSERMGAFVEATCGSLGQGLSVAIGAALSAKRQGRSSRFYVIIGDGEMQEGQVWEAAMFAGAKGLDNLCLIVDYNFVQSEGPMDRVMSLEPLMDKMSSFGFACQEVDGNDIGALLNAYDTARATRGKPTFIKANTVMGKGVASLEGLMFHQLRFPPEVAASARAELEAQLA
- a CDS encoding tripartite tricarboxylate transporter permease translates to MFDSAAVGIAFANLVDPFTMLMLVAGILLGLVIGILPGLGPPIAIALALPFTFYMDPVPSLILLLAIYNAAIYGGSISAIAVGIPGTGAAIATVMDGHAMYKQGRGGEALGLSLTGSIIGGLVSVVCLTFIAPVLATVAIKFGPREFLAISVFGLVVVVRVAGASLAKGLLVGGLGIFLTTWGLDELNGAERYTFGTYHLYEGIPLVPFLVGVFAVSEVLIGAERALKRVEFDVASLTVTIPGLKTLAKLKGNITRSSLVGTVIGIIPGEGAAVGAFFAYSEEKRRSKHPERFGTGIPEGIVAPETANNATVGGALIPTLTLGVPGSPAAAVLLGAFLIQGLAPGPTLFDERPDIMYSLFLGLFAINILLLFIGMVAIRFAAKLIMVPMTVIMPTVLLLSFTGIYAVSNSLFNVGVLLGGGILGYVVRKLGYSIAPLCIGFVLGPILENSLRQSITLADGSVAEFFNTPIGLGIYAALALTLLWGPISNRLKGKPSGGQAS
- a CDS encoding tripartite tricarboxylate transporter substrate binding protein, whose translation is MRLLKLAAAGLAALGLTAGTALAAYPEKPITLVVSFAAGGNADVVARITAEAVSAELGVPINVVNKPGGAHIHATMSVVEAPADGYTLFQWSPPSFMVVPLTRKVPYSPSEDFIPFYAGQTASNALYVRADSPINTFEEFLEAAKAEKLTMGVNNLGAPPNLSAVQMASEFGLEFKTIALKTVPASITGLIGGQVDVAVGQIATINAFKDQIKPLIILDNNRQPFFEQHLPGVRTIGEAVPGKAAGVWVHGGLAVKAGTPQEIVDKLIDATAVLGTEAFQATLPPGIDYRFVHGTEAVGDLLQSGIDLYSPILDGLGLLAK
- a CDS encoding mandelate racemase/muconate lactonizing enzyme family protein, encoding MRFTSAITLDRVDVYPIRARGGVSPKMALGTMPSRPALLVRLEDTSGCFGWGEVWANFPPRANQHKAHLIEDVVAAKLSGLRFSDPREVTEALRHQLDVFFLHVGQTQVFEHILAGLDTALWDLALRYAGVSFAEFQGLDTPSAQSYATSINAEDLERLIPHHAELGQTFFKLKVGFAEHGNRDILEQAARLCPNNARIMVDSNQSWSLDHAKAALGAIEDLSPYFAEEALRADAPPADWAALASATSIPLAGGENLYGIDSFLAMTRCGLRVLQPDVAKWGGVSGALDLADAAPDGVVVWPHFMGTAVGQLAALSVTAAIGDASSCEVDVNANALRTALCGDAVSIEAGRVALPTAPGLVVPPDPASLEGFADVCD
- a CDS encoding GntR family transcriptional regulator translates to MNLQSMKRQAVPLHAEVAEVLRHQILSGELGPGSRLPALRELTATLGVARMTVVQAMNTLEEEGLIEKHSGRGTFVRNVRLPDRVSLQMKAELSEIHAMVDQLEVSVRQGNATIEKSVEGRYFRCMRRIHTRAGKPFCQVDIRLDDAVYERAPERFTQEIVVAVLRDLGIAVDQASQKVTIAYADFELAKALGIKVNSAVFKVLREFFDADVQLIYSAKLFYPGDLLELEINFTTDTPV
- a CDS encoding SDR family oxidoreductase, with protein sequence MSAPLAVITGASGGIGAALATRLVADGWRLHLVDVDAERLEVVRQSLVGAVSSAVSALETPAACAAALPSGGEGIDALVHLAGIFVKHPLGPESRAVYDDTLQHNATNAFDLAGAVVPRLRDGGAVVFASSLGFNRGAVDHPAYAMAKGAVVGLVRALSRQVGSRGIRVNGVAPGIIETRMTDELIEMRGREAILQTIPLGRLGQADDVAGVIAFLLSDDAAYITGQVINVDGGITNG
- a CDS encoding transketolase C-terminal domain-containing protein, translated to MSDVLTQLEAADFINRSFKPLPRSYGDALMEAALADERIVALCADLVPPTETDRFRDELPERFHNVGIAEANMIGMAGGMARSGEIPFCHSFCAFITKRVLDQITMQAAYPNLPVKIVGFLPGVATLLGVSHQAIEDVAILRAVPNMAIFEPSGPEYHAAMVKLALEWDGPVYLRMKRPETTPAPFEPLSLEIGKGVVRRDGSDCTIISAGLCVAEALSAADTLAAEGIDACVVDMASLKPIDADLIRKRAETTGAIVTAENHNVIGGLGSAVAEVLAESGIGVPFKRVGVQDRFCQGGTTPYLMNTFGLDAVAIADAVRALCHNKG
- a CDS encoding tripartite tricarboxylate transporter TctB family protein — protein: MLTQRVANIVFAIAVLFGCAYFAWVAEGFVATGLLASSGLPSKFFPQLLLAFTAVCAVIVLVVYTRHGRASADEAADATVFESGGHARRGLLALAATVVCYVLWREVGYLPMAAVAGVLMGIAMDVRNPVIYVTNAVLAGGIYLVFTQLLGTQF
- a CDS encoding NAD(P)/FAD-dependent oxidoreductase, giving the protein MSATDAGTAQAWLERFAHACAAGDGEAVARLFTDGGFWRDYLPFGWTLQTREGRDAIAAFAEATGAQAGFRDPVFEGEANDAEGFFRFRTYAGAGRGHLRLDGGGCHTLFTMLDELDGDAPPPESEAPFVLVVGGGQGGLALGAQLGDLGVPYLIVDKHPRVGDQWRSRYDSLVLHDPVWYDHLPFKPFPSDWPVFTPKDQMGDWLEAYADELGIAIWAETELLGARFDAATERWQAEVRRGDETLTLQPTHLVMALGLSGFPRVPDFPGRDRFEGPQMHSSAYTGGSDYAGKQVVVVGANNSAHDIATDLEANGASPTMIQRSSTLVVRQSDYCDKVLGPLYSAEAVARGITTDKADILQASMPLRLLEPRHRAIWDGIRGEQQGYYQRLTDAGFCLDFAEDGTGLGMKYRRTASGYYIDVGGAERVMDGRIRVRSGAGVVQLHHDAFELDSGEMLPADAIVYATGYGGMTDWVAALIDADTAERVGPCWGYGSGTKGDPGPWVGELRNMWVPTAQDGLWFTGGNLSQARYFSRLLALQLARRYRERG